The proteins below come from a single Magallana gigas chromosome 10, xbMagGiga1.1, whole genome shotgun sequence genomic window:
- the LOC117687068 gene encoding uncharacterized protein, translating into MSKSALTDVLKTEKRTLPQPNNLPASYKEAKDLIKHLLIPLYKYDVCVNDCVVYRDNTEFAGLQSCPKCKEPRYFNGKVRKSFTYMPLGPRLARWFGTFNLCKLLYAEKISVRGILTDFIDGSLYNSWFQTGGVFEATEEPLCVPLSLFTDGVNPNKHTSSQKSMWPLILTWINLPRTIRQVMGPMLLMGIIPSGPKGCEPKTLEPYLEILIEELLDLTEFPLQNAYIGAPTTVKVALLQFLCDIPAYSKLLHLSGHSALRSCPYCNEVGHYCHSLKKTIHVSNRHFLPIGDKMREGTGFALQDRETKNPTTISNEQEKQMRLKYDRLPNKTQKQKHQKETGLKGTYALMKLPYHNRLHQMQPDGMHTIADFISHVMDMLIGKHDGVNVRSCEKSFNRFPEIWVQQNSAVTEALPPQGTKRNKKRRLNEENVNPEESIVLHPTPWSLSKEQIKTADARAASITYSIAHNISPGPHFSKPWTLRTMNAKLQFVTSGALAWCINGFLPKQQEETLLLVLNIIKRMVSPQLKEEDIPELQEDAHSALSLFERDFPLSMQNLVTHLLHHVVDGFPTFGPLYGRWLFPYERANGWISRQCLKKGAEEATVMETYVVYDWCMYMVMSQKYKPPHGADEVMNRVQHTPEVTTFQISQSQDKDVILTEAMSAHMRKFYETSMKINIFFFNEYASEKYSYSSEDRKICTKHHNSRKNSSIVKVLSGHLQFGEVRMFLEHNVNCTLQTWAVVDVFPLGERKDGLCKFQNTGLFQRLVHINLISDPLVYVQKDNFVSVLNDADIKNL; encoded by the exons ATGTCGAAAAGTGCTTTAACAGATGTACTGAAGACTGAAAAAAGGACTCTCCCACAACCTAATAATTTGCCAGCATCATATAAGGAGGCGAAAGATTTGATCAAACATCTCCTTAttccattatataaatatgatgTGTGTGTTAATGACTGTGTTGTGTATAGAGACAATACAGAGTTTGCTGGATTACAGTCTTGTCCCAAGTGCAAGGAGCCACGATACTTCAATGGCAAAGTGAgaaaatcatttacatatatGCCCCTTGGACCTAGATTAGCAAGATGGTTTGGAACATTCAACCTTTGTAAGCTTCTGTATGCAGAAAAAATCAGTGTGAGGGGAATATTGACTGACTTTATAGATGGATCACTATACAATTCATGGTTTCAAACTGGTGGTGTATTCGAAGCTACAGAGGAGCCATTATGTGTTCCACTCTCCTTATTTACGGATGGAGTTAATCCGAACAAGCACACTTCCAGCCAAAAATCCATGTGGCCACTAATTCTTACCTGGATCAACCTGCCAAGAACTATCCGCCAAGTTATGGGACCTATGCTTTTGATGGGTATCATTCCTAGTGGTCCAAAGGGATGTGAACCAAAGACATTAGAACCCTACCTAGAAATCCTTATTGAAGAGCTCCTAGATCTGACAGAGTTTCCACTACAGAATGCTTACATTGGGGCACCAACAACAGTTAAAGTAGCCTTGTTGCAGTTTCTTTGTGACATTCCCGCCTACTCAAAACTTCTTCATCTCTCTGGACACTCAGCTCTTCGATCATGCCCATATTGTAATGAAGTTGGACATTACTGCCATTCTCTAAAGAAGACCATACATGTATCCAACAGACATTTCCTGCCAATTGGTGACAAGATGAGGGAAGGGACTGGCTTTGCATTGCAGGACCGAGAAACCAAAAATCCAACGACAATATCGAATGAGCAGGAAAAACAAATGAGACTCAAGTATGACAGATTGCCAAACAAAACTCAGAAGCAAAAACACCAGAAGGAGACTGGACTGAAGGGCACATATGCACTCATGAAACTCCCCTACCACAACAGATTACATCAAATGCAGCCGGACGGAATGCATACTATTGCAGATTTCATTTCACACGTGATGGACATGCTGATTGGCAAGCATGATGGAGTCAATGTAAGAAGTTGTGAAAAGTCATTCAACCGATTTCCTGAAATTTGGGTTCAGCAAAATTCAGCAGTTACTGAAGCCTTGCCACCCCAGGGaacaaaacgaaacaaaaaaagAAGACTGAATGAAGAAAATGTGAATCCAGAAGAAAGTATCGTATTGCACCCTACACCTTGGTCCCTATCAAAGGAACAAATAAAGACAGCGGATGCCAGAGCAGCTTCAATCACCTACAGCATAGCTCACAATATTTCACCGGGACCACATTTCTCAAAGCCGTGGACACTACGGACGATGAATGCAAAACTTCag TTTGTAACAAGTGGTGCTCTTGCTTGGTGTATCAACGGATTTTTACCCAAGCAACAAGAGGAAACCCTGCTATTGGTCTTGAATATTATCAAGAGAATGGTTTCACCGCAGTTGAAAGAAGAAGATATTCCCGAGTTGCAGGAAGATGCACACTCAGCTTTGAGTCTATTTGAACGAGATTTCCCCCTTTCCATGCAG AATCTGGTCACTCATTTGCTGCATCATGTCGTGGATGGCTTCCCCACCTTTGGTCCTCTGTATGGGAGATGGCTCTTTCCTTATGAAAGGGCCAATGGATGGATTAGTAGACAGTGTTTAAAGAAAGGAGCTGAAGAAGCAACTGTGATGGAGACATATGTT GTGTATGACTGGTGTATGTACATGGTGATGAGTCAGAAATACAAGCCTCCGCATGGTGCCGATGAAGTGATGAACAGAGTCCAACATACCCCTGAAGTCACCACTTTTCAGATCAGCCAATCCCAGGACAAGGATGTCATCCTTACAGAGGCTATGTCTGCACATATGCGAAAGTTCTACGAGACTTCAATGAAAATCAACATCTTCTTCTTCAATGAATATGCCAGCGAGAAATACTCATACAGCTCAGAAGATCGAAAGATTTGTACAAAACATCACAACTCAAGAAAAAACTCCTCTATTGTGAAAGTGTTAAGTGGCCACCTCCAGTTCGGGGAAGTGAGGATGTTTCTCGAGCATAATGTGAATTGTACATTGCAGACATGGGCTGTTGTAGATGTTTTCCCATTGGGAGAAAGGAAAGATGGACTGTGCAAATTTCAAAATACCGGTCTCTTCCAGAGACTTGTTCACATTAACTTGATTAGTGATCCACTAGTGTATGTACAAAAAGACAACTTCGTATCTGTGTTAAATGATGCCGATATCAAAAATCTGTAA
- the LOC117685953 gene encoding uncharacterized protein has product MNSYNYQTLSFNNADYSYGSNGSMQQSTSYLPQSVSKTCDFNCICCARFHVGNPCPCNTPKTSIGTQTDLEVPQGLDSERFWKRGTYEHSILQKSVHDVVQKYHLSGKADASWEQATSEIMISFTKDMPQTSTNRQKIQQRMKKAIYWLKFYGKKKTQAMKDGQKSVFRFLCKSRKEKSQTTPAATSTLFKDAHDIGADNRGDDTLEAMMSTPPSEDDDSSDSDVPLSTYIRKGKTKKGQ; this is encoded by the exons ATGAATTCATATAACTACCAAACTTTGTCGTTTAACAACGCGGACTACAGCTACGGTTCAAATGGATCTATGCAGCAGAGTACATCATATTTGCCCCAAAGCGTTTCCAAGACTTGTGACTTTAACTGCATTTGTTGTGCCCGTTTTCACGTTGGAAACCCTTGCCCTTGTAATACACCGAAGACATCCATTGGGACCCAAACAGACCTGGAAGTTCCCCAGGGACTTGATTCTGAGCGTTTTTGGAAACGTGGAACCTATGAGCATAGCATTTTACAG aAATCCGTACATGATGTTGTTCAGAAGTACCACCTCAGTGGGAAAGCAGATGCTAGTTGGGAGCAAGCAACGAGTGAGATCATGATTTCATTTACAAAGGACATGCCACAGACATCAACAAACCGGCAGAAAATTCAACAACGCATGAAGAAAGCGATTTATTGGCTTAAATTCTATGGGAAGAAAAA AACTCAAGCCATGAAGGATGGGCAGAAGTCGGTTTTTCGATTCTTGTGCAAGTCTAGGAAAGAGAAGTCTCAGACCACACCAGCTGCAACCAGCACATTGTTTAAAGATGCCCATGATAT AGGAGCAGACAATCGTGGAGATGACACATTAGAGGCGATGATGTCCACACCTCCCTCTGAAGATGATGACAGTTCTGACAGTGATGTCCCATTGTCTACGTACATCAGGAAAGGAAAGACAAAGAAAGGACAGTAA
- the LOC105331481 gene encoding troponin C, slow skeletal and cardiac muscles translates to MFVDLDANMDCEVTLEEYMNEMAKKDAKSRTEAEMLDIFRKFDRNKDGYVTREELQTTLEECKMRLLEIDMDDVMKKADRDGDGKLSFDDFIKSCRFKNQ, encoded by the exons ATGTTTGTTGACCTCGATGCCAATATGGACTGCGAGGTGACACTCGAGGAATACATGAACGAAATGGCAAAGAAGGACGCCAAATCAAGAAC GGAGGCTGAAATGTTGGACATCTTCAGAAAATTTGACAGAAACAAAGATGGCTACGTCACGCGGGAAGAGTTGCAGACGACACTTGAAGAATGCAAAATGAGGCTTCTTGAAATCGACATGGACGATGTTATGAAGAAGGCGGACAGAGATGGCGACGGCAAACTATCCTTTGACGACTTCATCAAATCCTGCCGCttcaaaaatcaatga